Proteins found in one Fulvitalea axinellae genomic segment:
- a CDS encoding GAF domain-containing protein, with the protein MEKRNDNRLSEKRAGLLGRRSLRNGTWALLSVFVGMIVFLCGTLYFSYDRTERLIKEQDVAWQNHISMIERLNAQYLEWQPVLFSALLNEADYPSSPKVKNALGLLVKRSSGELADEGKRLEKAFRNIESAFGTTGVAKKQVAASAVSSFSQAMAKYQKEASALALHDISVRQSEMKAYARLIGIASFILTIALMIVALRFVSRVKTYFDTILRFVERMANGEQPKSMNAGNNEISRIMGVFNQVSANTAKAGEFAREIGKGNFDHSFTPVSDHDRLGNALVTMSQQLKQVAEQDKERRWINEGYTKFIEILRNSGEDMASMGDAILRDLVKYCDCNQGALYISEGSDNTTKLRMVACYAYGRKKYLNSTLLPGEGLVGQAYLEREPIFMTEVPDDYVNITSGLGTAPPTSIIIIPLLHNDEVKGILELASFHTLDGAARELLDKVCESVASMVSTVKVNEETQSLLEETQEQAESLRAQEEELRQNMEELQATHEQMERIKHESDENNMLLIRKAEENFNLVKRIIDGIPSKIYVKDGNLNMYIVNKKMLEVHGCEEDELIGKSDRDFFAHDPERAQQMIDDEMEIISSGKTQIVEHLDGVNGNETMVWGMKAPVFLSEELGTGILGYQIDITERTNLEEKVKELEALVAQLEGKA; encoded by the coding sequence ATGGAAAAAAGAAACGACAACCGGCTCTCTGAAAAAAGGGCGGGCCTTTTGGGGCGCCGTAGCCTGCGCAATGGCACTTGGGCATTGCTGTCAGTTTTCGTCGGTATGATTGTTTTCCTTTGCGGCACGCTTTACTTTTCCTACGACCGCACCGAAAGGCTGATCAAGGAACAGGATGTAGCTTGGCAAAACCACATTTCAATGATTGAGCGCCTTAATGCGCAATATCTGGAATGGCAACCCGTATTGTTCTCCGCATTGCTAAACGAGGCGGACTATCCGTCCAGCCCTAAGGTAAAAAATGCGCTAGGGCTTTTGGTAAAGCGATCATCCGGTGAGTTGGCGGACGAAGGAAAACGGCTTGAAAAGGCTTTCCGCAATATAGAATCGGCTTTTGGGACTACAGGAGTCGCAAAAAAGCAAGTAGCGGCTTCCGCCGTGTCCTCCTTCTCGCAGGCCATGGCCAAATACCAGAAAGAAGCCAGCGCGTTGGCCCTCCACGACATTTCCGTGCGCCAAAGCGAGATGAAGGCCTACGCAAGGCTTATCGGCATAGCCTCGTTCATCCTTACGATTGCGCTCATGATCGTTGCGTTGCGCTTTGTGAGCCGTGTGAAGACCTACTTCGACACCATACTCCGCTTTGTGGAGAGAATGGCTAACGGCGAGCAACCGAAATCCATGAACGCCGGCAATAACGAAATCTCCCGGATTATGGGCGTGTTCAACCAAGTATCCGCCAATACGGCAAAAGCCGGGGAATTTGCCCGGGAAATCGGAAAAGGCAATTTCGACCACAGTTTTACGCCCGTAAGTGACCATGACCGCTTGGGCAACGCCTTGGTTACGATGAGCCAACAGCTTAAACAAGTGGCCGAACAAGACAAAGAGCGTCGCTGGATAAACGAAGGGTATACGAAATTCATCGAAATCCTCAGGAATTCGGGAGAGGACATGGCCAGTATGGGCGACGCAATCCTCCGGGACCTTGTCAAATATTGCGACTGTAACCAGGGCGCCTTATATATATCCGAAGGGTCGGACAACACTACTAAACTACGTATGGTGGCTTGTTACGCATATGGTCGTAAGAAGTACTTAAACAGCACGCTCCTGCCCGGAGAAGGGCTCGTGGGACAGGCTTACTTGGAACGTGAGCCTATCTTTATGACCGAAGTGCCTGATGACTACGTAAACATCACTTCCGGCCTCGGCACCGCTCCTCCGACATCGATCATCATTATTCCGCTCTTGCACAATGATGAGGTTAAAGGCATCCTTGAACTGGCCTCTTTCCACACACTGGACGGAGCCGCAAGAGAACTGCTCGACAAAGTATGCGAAAGCGTAGCCTCGATGGTTTCCACCGTAAAGGTTAACGAAGAGACTCAATCCCTCCTTGAGGAAACCCAGGAACAGGCCGAAAGCTTAAGGGCGCAAGAGGAAGAGTTGAGGCAAAATATGGAAGAGCTTCAGGCCACACACGAACAGATGGAACGGATCAAGCACGAGAGCGACGAGAACAACATGCTCCTAATCCGGAAGGCCGAAGAGAACTTCAATTTGGTGAAAAGAATTATCGACGGCATACCGAGCAAGATCTACGTCAAAGACGGCAACCTGAACATGTACATCGTCAACAAGAAGATGCTGGAAGTGCACGGTTGCGAAGAGGACGAACTCATCGGAAAATCGGACAGGGATTTCTTCGCTCACGACCCGGAGCGTGCCCAGCAAATGATAGACGACGAGATGGAAATCATCTCTTCAGGCAAGACACAGATCGTGGAGCACCTCGACGGAGTCAACGGCAACGAGACAATGGTTTGGGGTATGAAAGCTCCGGTATTCCTCAGCGAGGAACTCGGTACCGGTATCCTCGGCTACCAAATCGACATTACCGAAAGGACCAACCTCGAAGAAAAAGTAAAAGAGCTTGAAGCCTTAGTTGCCCAACTGGAAGGAAAAGCTTAA
- a CDS encoding gliding motility-associated C-terminal domain-containing protein, whose amino-acid sequence MIFFLLWASSLCVGVAFSQDTDWVESTHKDFRASLDRGCSGVKVLFEGLKDNGNNVFYILDFDEQKKFDTSLYPADMHKSNISPTTTFKAFFRLGPDEEAKIFKVIRYEQSVNGAARIDSLKMDIRPVKTLPVVTFRYCNNRRIALNFSQDDFYDRFLIELNPDGGDGYDFNIKAKDSIITLESDLKQIYIQGVFETRDENNTLVRACDTRNIPYNVEPLAEVKMPLVSIVEEKEEGVEVTVDSLLTGGSYDLQYSINGGTFLTFPETLLSESGQGGKDKVLVPHTPGEWIKFRVPYDECEVPDFSEEMGMVRVKTAITLPLESVNELTYSKNDDFERIALERDSKVIAESVPESGYKDSDLVCNKLYSYRWVGVKGKARSYSLPAELTARSEKVPEALNWLSVSAVDGQPDALQLEWDSPEDETVSFYQVFDDNGSRNVKANATSVVIDGLRPSERSYDFEIRYRNVCDVFSGSKPGKSIHLEADQLDPMRWDLAWNDPTGFSAGDGGEFGFGLERNLTPPETDNIEVLPVAGMSGYTTRNDLTSDLVSYRIRVPVPEREGMYVYSNTQMLKFEVIIRFPNAFSPNRDGLNDRFNFVGLNHLITEYELTIFNRWGALVYQTDDKEKGWNGTVNGIIQPEGVYTYKAVITDIKGHVNTYSGSLVLVKGAKRF is encoded by the coding sequence TTGATTTTTTTCCTGCTGTGGGCAAGCTCATTATGTGTAGGCGTGGCTTTTTCGCAAGATACTGATTGGGTAGAATCGACACACAAGGATTTTAGGGCAAGCCTCGACCGCGGATGTTCGGGCGTCAAAGTGCTTTTTGAAGGATTGAAAGACAACGGCAACAATGTCTTTTATATTCTGGACTTTGACGAACAGAAAAAATTCGACACCAGCCTCTACCCCGCTGATATGCACAAAAGCAACATCTCGCCAACCACCACTTTCAAAGCTTTCTTTCGACTGGGGCCAGACGAAGAGGCTAAGATATTTAAAGTGATACGCTATGAACAAAGCGTCAACGGCGCCGCCCGAATCGATTCTTTGAAGATGGACATTCGGCCGGTCAAGACTTTGCCTGTCGTCACGTTCAGATACTGTAATAACCGGCGAATTGCCCTCAACTTTTCCCAAGACGATTTTTACGACAGGTTCTTAATCGAGCTAAACCCCGACGGTGGCGACGGATACGATTTTAACATAAAAGCTAAAGACTCGATCATCACCCTCGAATCGGACCTGAAGCAGATTTACATCCAAGGGGTTTTCGAAACGCGCGACGAGAACAACACCTTGGTCCGGGCCTGCGACACCCGAAATATACCGTACAACGTGGAGCCGTTGGCCGAGGTCAAAATGCCCTTGGTGTCGATAGTCGAAGAGAAAGAGGAAGGTGTAGAAGTCACCGTCGACAGCCTTTTGACGGGTGGCTCATACGATCTGCAATACAGTATAAACGGCGGAACGTTTCTCACTTTTCCCGAAACTCTTCTCTCCGAAAGCGGACAAGGCGGAAAAGACAAGGTTTTGGTCCCACATACTCCGGGCGAATGGATAAAGTTCAGGGTACCGTACGATGAATGCGAAGTCCCTGATTTTTCCGAAGAAATGGGAATGGTCAGAGTCAAAACAGCCATCACGTTACCCTTGGAGAGCGTAAACGAACTGACTTATTCCAAAAACGACGACTTCGAGCGTATCGCTTTGGAACGAGATTCGAAAGTAATCGCCGAATCGGTTCCCGAATCGGGCTATAAGGACTCAGATTTGGTTTGCAACAAGCTTTATTCTTACCGGTGGGTCGGGGTAAAGGGAAAAGCCAGAAGCTACTCGCTTCCAGCCGAATTGACTGCCCGATCCGAAAAGGTACCCGAAGCGCTCAATTGGCTAAGCGTGTCGGCCGTAGACGGACAACCTGACGCCCTTCAGCTGGAGTGGGATTCGCCCGAAGACGAGACAGTGTCGTTTTACCAAGTGTTCGATGACAATGGAAGCCGTAATGTCAAGGCTAACGCCACTTCGGTAGTGATTGATGGCCTCAGGCCCAGCGAACGGTCATATGATTTCGAAATCCGATACCGTAATGTCTGTGATGTTTTTTCGGGATCCAAACCCGGAAAGTCCATCCATTTGGAAGCCGACCAGCTGGACCCAATGCGTTGGGATTTGGCTTGGAACGATCCGACCGGATTTTCGGCCGGTGATGGCGGAGAATTCGGCTTCGGCCTTGAACGGAACCTGACACCTCCGGAAACCGATAACATCGAAGTTTTGCCCGTTGCGGGAATGTCTGGATACACGACCCGAAATGACCTTACTTCGGATTTGGTCTCGTACCGTATCCGTGTGCCCGTTCCGGAACGGGAAGGCATGTACGTCTATTCCAATACCCAGATGCTCAAATTCGAGGTGATTATCCGTTTTCCAAACGCTTTTTCGCCAAACAGGGACGGACTCAACGACAGATTTAATTTTGTCGGTCTCAATCATCTTATCACCGAATACGAGCTGACAATATTCAACCGCTGGGGAGCCCTAGTTTACCAAACAGACGATAAAGAAAAAGGCTGGAACGGCACCGTAAACGGCATCATCCAGCCCGAAGGCGTTTATACTTACAAAGCCGTAATTACGGACATTAAAGGGCATGTAAACACGTATTCCGGATCCTTGGTCCTGGTAAAAGGAGCAAAAAGATTCTAA
- the hemL gene encoding glutamate-1-semialdehyde 2,1-aminomutase, with the protein MLNKDTSKKLFAEAKNHIPGGVNSPVRAFKAVGGDPIFMKSAKGAVMTDVDGNQYVDMINSWGPMIIGHAHPEIIEAVQAAVPNSLSFGTPASPEVEIAELINKMMPSIEKVRMVNSGTEATMSAIRLARGYTNRDKVIKFEGCYHGHGDSFLIAAGSGLITMGEPNSPGVTKGTAKDTLTAPYNDLEAVTELVKANSGEVAAIIIEPVAGNMGCVVPKEGYLEGLRKLCDEEGVVLIFDEVMTGFRLSKGGAQERLGVTPDITTLGKIIGGGMPVGAYGGKAEIMDFVSPQGPVYQAGTLSGNPISMAAGLAMLRHLDTHPEVYERIDNVASILAEETKKTLKELGLNYTTNEIGSMHSLFFTDRKVNDFEDAKSCDTALFGRYFNEMLERGIYLAPSQFETLFICSAMTDEHVEQFLKASKESLKAIH; encoded by the coding sequence ATGTTGAATAAAGACACCAGCAAAAAGCTTTTCGCCGAAGCCAAGAACCACATTCCCGGTGGCGTGAACTCGCCGGTAAGGGCATTCAAAGCCGTGGGCGGCGATCCGATTTTCATGAAATCGGCAAAAGGGGCCGTAATGACCGATGTCGACGGCAACCAGTACGTGGACATGATCAACTCGTGGGGACCGATGATTATCGGGCACGCCCATCCCGAGATTATCGAAGCCGTGCAGGCCGCCGTACCGAACTCTTTGTCTTTCGGCACGCCGGCCTCTCCGGAAGTGGAGATTGCGGAACTGATCAACAAGATGATGCCGAGCATCGAGAAAGTCAGGATGGTGAACTCGGGAACCGAGGCCACTATGTCGGCGATCCGTTTGGCCAGAGGCTACACCAACCGTGACAAGGTGATCAAATTCGAAGGTTGTTATCACGGCCATGGCGATTCGTTCCTGATAGCGGCCGGTAGCGGATTGATTACCATGGGCGAACCGAACAGCCCGGGCGTAACCAAAGGCACAGCCAAAGATACGCTTACGGCTCCGTACAATGACCTTGAGGCAGTAACGGAATTGGTCAAAGCTAACTCAGGCGAAGTGGCGGCGATTATCATAGAGCCGGTAGCCGGTAATATGGGCTGTGTGGTTCCGAAGGAAGGTTACCTTGAAGGTCTCCGTAAGCTGTGCGACGAAGAAGGCGTCGTTCTGATTTTCGATGAGGTTATGACCGGGTTCCGCCTTTCGAAAGGTGGCGCTCAGGAGCGTTTGGGCGTTACGCCGGACATTACCACTTTGGGTAAAATCATTGGTGGTGGAATGCCGGTAGGCGCGTACGGTGGCAAAGCCGAGATTATGGATTTCGTATCACCACAAGGCCCCGTATACCAAGCCGGAACGTTGTCGGGCAATCCGATTTCAATGGCGGCCGGATTGGCAATGCTCAGGCACTTGGACACGCATCCTGAAGTGTACGAAAGAATTGATAACGTGGCGTCTATTTTGGCTGAAGAGACTAAGAAGACTCTTAAGGAACTCGGCTTGAATTATACGACCAACGAGATCGGTTCGATGCACAGCTTGTTCTTTACGGACCGCAAAGTGAACGATTTCGAAGACGCCAAATCTTGCGATACGGCTCTCTTCGGCAGGTACTTCAACGAAATGTTGGAGCGGGGAATTTACCTGGCTCCATCGCAGTTCGAGACGCTGTTTATCTGCTCTGCGATGACAGACGAGCATGTCGAACAGTTTTTGAAAGCAAGCAAAGAGTCGCTTAAAGCGATCCACTGA
- a CDS encoding Rossmann-like and DUF2520 domain-containing protein, with product MRNRHLNIGLVGTGNVAWHLAPAFEDAGHRVVAVYGRTPKRTKEMASRLYDAEILDAPDFSGSGADIVLLAVSDDYIGEVSENVAVDNGCLLVHCSGNVNVKALWTGHTSEIGVFYPLQTFSKNKSVDFETVPFCIESSSEASAKMLVGLAESLGSEQVSEMDSNQRASLHASAVFACNFTNHLLVMSKKICEKNGVGFEMLHPLLAETINKAMEIGPENSQTGPAKRRDFQTLEKHMDLLKDMSEAQGIYKTLTESILDLYGERV from the coding sequence ATGCGTAACAGACACTTGAATATAGGGCTGGTGGGTACCGGCAATGTCGCTTGGCATTTGGCGCCAGCTTTTGAGGATGCGGGCCATAGAGTGGTCGCCGTATACGGACGCACCCCGAAACGCACAAAGGAAATGGCCTCCAGATTATACGATGCCGAGATATTGGATGCGCCTGATTTTTCCGGAAGCGGTGCGGATATAGTGCTGTTGGCCGTAAGCGATGATTATATCGGAGAGGTTTCGGAGAACGTGGCCGTGGACAATGGGTGCCTGCTCGTACATTGTTCCGGCAATGTAAACGTTAAGGCGCTGTGGACCGGACATACTTCCGAAATTGGGGTCTTTTATCCTTTGCAGACGTTCAGCAAGAATAAATCCGTGGATTTCGAGACAGTTCCTTTCTGTATCGAGTCGTCAAGTGAAGCAAGCGCCAAAATGTTGGTCGGTTTGGCGGAATCCTTGGGGTCGGAACAGGTTTCGGAAATGGACTCGAACCAAAGGGCAAGCCTGCACGCTTCGGCGGTCTTTGCTTGTAACTTTACCAACCATCTGCTGGTAATGTCAAAGAAAATTTGCGAGAAAAACGGTGTCGGGTTTGAAATGCTTCATCCTCTTTTGGCCGAAACCATAAACAAAGCGATGGAAATCGGTCCCGAAAATTCGCAGACAGGGCCAGCCAAGCGCAGGGATTTCCAAACGTTGGAAAAGCACATGGATTTGCTTAAGGATATGTCCGAAGCGCAGGGCATTTACAAGACTTTGACGGAAAGCATACTGGACCTTTACGGCGAAAGGGTTTAA
- a CDS encoding lactoylglutathione lyase family protein, with product MSKTYPRSFSHIGITVPDIEKAIEFYTEVMGWYLLMGPEDVHEETESAIGKMCVDVFGTGWKKFRIAHLSTSDGVGFEMFEFAEMASERGAFDPYKPGVFHFCVQDPNIEELTKKIVEYGGKQRMPIREYYPNEKPFKMVYVEDPFGNIFEIYTHSYELTYSSGAYK from the coding sequence ATGAGCAAGACATATCCAAGGTCATTTTCTCATATCGGAATTACGGTTCCGGATATCGAAAAAGCGATTGAGTTCTACACCGAAGTGATGGGCTGGTACCTTTTGATGGGGCCGGAGGACGTTCACGAGGAGACTGAGTCCGCGATAGGCAAAATGTGTGTTGACGTGTTTGGGACGGGCTGGAAGAAATTCCGTATCGCCCACTTATCGACTTCTGACGGCGTAGGTTTCGAGATGTTCGAGTTTGCCGAAATGGCCAGCGAGCGTGGCGCTTTCGATCCTTATAAGCCGGGCGTGTTTCACTTCTGCGTACAGGACCCGAATATTGAGGAACTGACCAAAAAGATTGTCGAGTACGGCGGAAAACAGCGTATGCCTATCCGTGAGTACTATCCGAACGAGAAGCCGTTTAAGATGGTTTACGTTGAGGATCCGTTCGGAAATATTTTCGAAATCTACACGCACAGCTACGAGTTGACTTACTCGTCCGGGGCGTATAAATAA
- a CDS encoding DUF2721 domain-containing protein: MELTLTTPALLFPAISLLFLSYTNKFLTIAGLIRSLYSEYKESPDKVILDQLNNLRRRVVLIKYMQALGVGSFIFCVLDMFLLFNGKQFAAEVVFGISLLLLLASLIICITEIQISSDALKLQLHDMEDSAVKRSH, from the coding sequence ATGGAGCTCACCCTGACTACACCGGCGTTGCTGTTTCCCGCCATTTCCCTGTTGTTTCTTTCTTACACAAATAAGTTCTTGACTATTGCGGGGCTTATCCGCAGTCTTTATTCCGAATACAAAGAAAGTCCCGACAAAGTTATCCTCGACCAGCTCAACAACCTTCGTCGCAGGGTGGTGCTTATCAAGTACATGCAGGCTCTTGGAGTCGGCTCGTTTATTTTTTGCGTATTGGATATGTTTCTGTTATTCAACGGGAAACAGTTTGCGGCGGAAGTAGTGTTCGGGATCAGCCTTTTGCTTCTGTTGGCCTCTTTGATTATCTGTATTACGGAGATTCAGATATCTTCTGACGCGCTCAAACTTCAGCTTCACGATATGGAGGACAGCGCCGTGAAAAGATCGCATTAA